From the genome of Sulfitobacter sp. DSM 110093, one region includes:
- the rpe gene encoding ribulose-phosphate 3-epimerase produces the protein MSFDRSIKIAPSILAADFANFGAECEAIEAQGADWVHVDVMDGHFVPNITFGPAMCAAIRPHIKGVMDVHLMISPVDPYIDAFAQAGADVITAHVEAGPHIHRTLQAIRGAGAKAGVALNPGTPASAVADILDMTDLICVMTVNPGFGGQKFIDMTAKIKSLREMIGDRPIHIEIDGGVDPKTAPLVAQAGADVLVAGSAAFKGGAVTNPAPYGENIRAIRAAAEGTYV, from the coding sequence ATGAGTTTCGACCGTTCAATCAAGATCGCCCCCTCCATCCTCGCCGCCGATTTCGCCAACTTCGGGGCCGAATGCGAAGCCATTGAGGCCCAAGGCGCGGACTGGGTGCATGTGGATGTGATGGACGGGCATTTCGTGCCCAACATTACCTTTGGCCCGGCGATGTGCGCGGCGATCCGGCCCCATATCAAGGGCGTCATGGACGTGCATCTGATGATCTCGCCAGTTGATCCTTATATTGATGCGTTCGCCCAAGCCGGGGCCGATGTGATCACCGCCCATGTTGAGGCTGGCCCGCATATCCACCGCACCTTGCAGGCGATCCGTGGCGCAGGCGCGAAAGCAGGTGTGGCGCTGAACCCCGGCACCCCTGCAAGCGCCGTGGCCGATATCCTCGATATGACCGATCTGATCTGCGTGATGACCGTGAACCCCGGCTTCGGCGGGCAAAAATTCATCGACATGACTGCCAAGATCAAATCCCTGCGCGAAATGATCGGCGATCGCCCCATCCATATTGAGATTGACGGCGGCGTTGACCCAAAGACCGCACCGCTGGTGGCGCAAGCCGGGGCCGATGTGCTTGTCGCAGGATCGGCGGCGTTCAAGGGGGGGGCTGTCACTAACCCCGCGCCCTACGGCGAAAACATCCGTGCGATCCGTGCCGCTGCCGAAGGCACCTACGTCTGA
- a CDS encoding PepSY domain-containing protein, with translation MVSIDPAGAAALQNDNTQRTNSFYRAAWRWHFYAGLYVIPFFIMLALTGLVMLWIAFVGGRDGERISVMPQDAPLAVSEQAAAAQASIEGGTLVQYVAPRADDLAAIFRVDANDVATMVAVDPYTAEILASFPRRSGWYDMADNIHANLLLGVTGDRMIEIAASLGMVLIATGLYLWWPRGTSWRAALLPRLGRGRALWKSLHGAIGLWVSIVLFFFLISGLSWAGVWGEKMVQAWGQFPAEKWDAPLSDDIHAKMNHGPKEVPWALEQTPMPASGSDAGVAGLAEGTPATLDTIDALARQIGFDARYQMNLPQGEEGVWTLSRDTMNTDATDPTSDRTVHIDQHTGNILADVRYADYSLAGKAMAVGIALHMGTLGWPSVLANTLFCLSVIFLCVSGVVMWWKRRPANPAGWLSAPPAPRNMTLWKGAVVVGLAVALAFPMAGITLLVVGLLDWLLLRRIPALKRMVS, from the coding sequence ATGGTTTCTATCGATCCCGCAGGCGCCGCGGCCCTGCAAAACGACAATACGCAACGCACGAACAGTTTCTACCGCGCCGCTTGGCGCTGGCATTTCTACGCGGGGCTCTATGTCATCCCTTTTTTCATAATGCTGGCCCTCACCGGGTTGGTAATGCTTTGGATCGCTTTTGTCGGCGGGCGTGATGGGGAGCGTATCTCTGTGATGCCCCAAGACGCGCCCCTTGCTGTCTCGGAACAGGCGGCCGCTGCACAGGCCAGCATAGAGGGCGGCACGCTCGTCCAATATGTCGCCCCACGCGCCGATGACTTGGCCGCGATCTTTCGGGTGGATGCGAATGATGTGGCAACCATGGTCGCCGTCGATCCCTATACCGCCGAAATCCTCGCCAGTTTCCCGCGGCGCAGTGGCTGGTATGACATGGCCGACAACATCCACGCCAACCTGCTGCTCGGCGTCACCGGCGACCGCATGATCGAAATCGCGGCCTCGCTTGGCATGGTGCTGATTGCGACCGGGCTCTACCTGTGGTGGCCGCGCGGCACCAGTTGGCGGGCGGCGCTGCTGCCCCGTCTGGGCCGTGGTCGTGCCTTGTGGAAATCTCTGCACGGGGCGATCGGTCTTTGGGTGTCGATCGTGCTGTTCTTCTTCCTGATCTCGGGCCTGTCGTGGGCCGGAGTCTGGGGGGAGAAAATGGTGCAGGCATGGGGCCAATTTCCGGCTGAGAAGTGGGATGCCCCGCTGTCGGATGACATCCATGCCAAGATGAACCACGGCCCCAAGGAAGTGCCATGGGCGCTAGAGCAAACGCCAATGCCCGCCTCCGGCAGTGATGCCGGGGTGGCCGGATTGGCCGAGGGCACGCCTGCCACGCTTGACACGATCGATGCGCTGGCGCGACAGATCGGATTTGACGCACGCTATCAGATGAACCTGCCGCAGGGCGAAGAGGGTGTCTGGACCCTAAGCCGGGATACGATGAACACCGATGCGACCGACCCCACCAGCGACCGCACGGTGCATATTGATCAGCACACGGGCAATATCCTCGCCGATGTGCGCTATGCGGATTATTCGCTGGCGGGCAAGGCCATGGCCGTGGGCATCGCGCTGCATATGGGCACGCTGGGCTGGCCGAGCGTTCTGGCCAATACGCTGTTTTGTCTGTCGGTGATCTTTCTCTGCGTATCTGGCGTGGTAATGTGGTGGAAACGCCGCCCGGCAAATCCCGCAGGCTGGCTTTCGGCCCCGCCTGCGCCGCGTAACATGACGCTGTGGAAAGGCGCGGTTGTGGTCGGGCTGGCCGTGGCGCTGGCCTTTCCCATGGCGGGGATCACCCTGCTGGTCGTGGGTCTGCTGGATTGGCTGCTGCTGCGCCGCATTCCAGCGCTGAAACGCATGGTGTCCTGA
- a CDS encoding 4Fe-4S double cluster binding domain-containing protein, whose protein sequence is MKLFSSKTRPMHLGPFPLERLRRSHAPHDQLPDAPMPLLRFERPETPQSICNAMAPFQAMMDVLRDGPINTAGAVIPDSPVERANHLKSFGYYNDASMMGVCALPQEARLATPRRSEGTAQLAEGLRSRQTKTLAAGVDVIMANLRDAVDAPETSIDTHGHALVVLTAYPRDPREDELGSDWIMDAQAERACLRGTENATVLAEYIRQLGFAAKVHSATTADVNLAQLAVAAGLAVWEDSTLQAPWVGARFGLAVVTTDMDLAPDMPLAPLADQPWSVLKGPHWQLGTHGGVSARDVDPYARRDYAAGPHPFETLKRVDEPTTYIDAPNVPRVPKRGDLFARGQFGDMGPKVQNAMKGGHHVVKSAPSAAQRRLLGALILLQDGPVNDAAPAMTDTARNAANLKAASYFLGADAAGLSACPDWTWYSHDATGTPITPPHDQALSLIIDQGFDTMEGSSGDDWIAVSQSMRAYLRFSMLGGVMAQHLRNLGHSAKAHTVMDGDVLQPPLLLLAGLGEVSRIGEVILNPFLGPRLKSGVVTTTLPVAHDKPIDFGLQKFCEACNKCARECPSGAITAGPKKMFNGYEIWKSDSQKCATYRITNQGGAMCGRCMKTCPWNLEGLFAEAPFRWAASNIPAAAPLLAKLDDKVGKGRLNPVKKWWWDIERKPSGQFDTPAQPVNARDLQPDLDLKFEDQTLAVYPAPLAPHPWPYPDPMNREAGIAAHAALLSADEHRRKTAAGETDHLHLYKVGSDTPVLDLRITQVTHLNATTALYDIAHPEGHDLPAWTAGAHLDLVVAPEFLRPYSLLGDPTDRKRYRIAVLREDAGRGGSALLHRVFTKGRRIFVGKPMNHFELIEDAPHSLLMGGGIGITPMIAFAHRLHALGRPFDLHYSASDREAAAFAEELAQAPWADRVHLHISSESTRADLPAIMDHAVPGAHVYTCGADAYMQSVMAAAEAAGIPEDARHLEYFSTPEVPDYVNHAFTLKLSSGREIAVSAEQTAADALIAAGVPVDLKCSDGICGVCKCGLRSGAVEHRDFVLSAKQREGAIILCQSRAAEAGGVLEVDL, encoded by the coding sequence ATGAAGCTCTTTTCATCCAAGACCCGCCCCATGCACCTCGGCCCCTTCCCGTTGGAGCGGCTGCGCCGGTCGCATGCCCCCCATGACCAACTGCCGGACGCGCCCATGCCGTTGCTGCGTTTTGAGCGGCCCGAGACGCCCCAAAGCATATGCAACGCCATGGCGCCCTTCCAAGCGATGATGGACGTGCTGCGCGACGGGCCGATCAACACCGCAGGCGCGGTGATCCCCGACAGCCCGGTGGAGCGCGCCAATCACCTCAAATCATTCGGCTATTACAACGACGCCTCGATGATGGGCGTCTGCGCTCTGCCACAAGAGGCGCGTCTCGCTACTCCGCGCCGAAGCGAGGGCACCGCGCAATTGGCGGAAGGACTGCGCAGCCGCCAGACCAAAACGCTCGCCGCCGGGGTCGATGTCATCATGGCGAACCTGCGCGACGCGGTGGACGCGCCCGAAACCTCGATCGATACTCACGGCCACGCGCTGGTGGTCCTCACCGCCTATCCCCGCGATCCGCGCGAGGATGAATTGGGCAGCGATTGGATCATGGACGCCCAAGCCGAACGCGCCTGCCTACGCGGCACCGAAAACGCCACCGTGCTGGCCGAATACATCCGCCAATTGGGTTTCGCCGCCAAGGTGCATTCCGCCACCACCGCTGATGTGAACCTCGCCCAACTGGCCGTGGCGGCGGGGTTGGCGGTTTGGGAAGACAGCACACTGCAAGCCCCGTGGGTGGGCGCGCGTTTCGGGTTGGCGGTTGTTACCACCGACATGGACCTCGCGCCCGATATGCCGCTCGCCCCGCTGGCCGATCAGCCGTGGTCTGTGCTCAAAGGCCCGCACTGGCAGCTGGGCACCCATGGCGGGGTCAGCGCGCGCGATGTTGATCCTTATGCGCGGCGCGACTATGCCGCCGGGCCGCATCCGTTTGAGACGCTGAAACGGGTGGACGAGCCGACCACCTATATCGACGCGCCCAATGTCCCGCGCGTGCCGAAACGCGGCGATCTTTTCGCACGCGGACAGTTTGGCGACATGGGGCCAAAGGTGCAGAACGCCATGAAAGGTGGGCACCATGTGGTCAAATCCGCTCCTTCTGCCGCGCAGCGCCGTCTGCTGGGAGCGTTGATCCTGCTGCAAGATGGCCCGGTGAACGATGCCGCCCCTGCGATGACAGACACCGCCCGCAATGCCGCCAACCTCAAGGCAGCGAGCTATTTCCTCGGCGCCGATGCGGCGGGCCTCTCGGCCTGCCCGGACTGGACGTGGTACAGCCATGACGCCACCGGCACTCCGATCACCCCGCCGCATGATCAAGCCCTGAGCCTCATCATCGACCAAGGCTTTGACACGATGGAGGGGTCCTCGGGCGACGACTGGATCGCCGTGTCGCAATCCATGCGCGCCTATCTGCGGTTTTCGATGTTGGGCGGCGTGATGGCGCAGCACCTGCGCAACTTGGGCCACTCGGCCAAAGCGCATACGGTGATGGATGGCGACGTGCTGCAACCGCCGCTGCTGTTGCTCGCGGGCTTGGGCGAAGTCTCTCGCATCGGCGAAGTGATCCTGAACCCCTTCCTCGGCCCGCGCCTGAAATCCGGCGTGGTGACCACCACCCTGCCCGTTGCCCATGACAAGCCCATCGACTTTGGCCTGCAAAAGTTCTGCGAAGCCTGCAACAAATGCGCCCGTGAATGCCCCTCGGGCGCAATCACCGCCGGGCCAAAAAAGATGTTCAACGGCTATGAAATCTGGAAATCCGACAGCCAGAAATGCGCCACCTACAGGATCACCAACCAAGGTGGTGCGATGTGCGGACGCTGCATGAAGACCTGCCCGTGGAACCTCGAAGGGCTCTTCGCCGAGGCCCCCTTCCGCTGGGCCGCGTCGAACATTCCCGCCGCAGCACCGCTGCTGGCCAAGCTGGATGACAAGGTCGGCAAGGGCCGTCTGAACCCGGTCAAAAAGTGGTGGTGGGACATCGAGCGCAAGCCCTCAGGCCAGTTCGACACGCCTGCCCAGCCGGTGAACGCCCGTGACCTGCAACCCGATCTCGACCTCAAATTCGAGGATCAAACCCTTGCCGTCTATCCCGCCCCGCTGGCCCCGCACCCTTGGCCCTACCCCGATCCGATGAACCGCGAGGCCGGGATTGCCGCCCATGCCGCGCTGCTGAGCGCGGATGAACACCGCCGCAAAACCGCAGCGGGCGAGACCGATCACTTGCATCTTTACAAAGTTGGCAGCGACACCCCCGTGCTTGATCTGCGCATCACGCAAGTCACCCACCTGAACGCGACCACCGCCCTTTACGACATCGCCCACCCCGAAGGCCACGACCTGCCTGCATGGACCGCCGGCGCGCATCTCGATCTGGTTGTCGCGCCGGAATTCCTGCGCCCCTATTCCCTGCTGGGCGACCCGACCGACCGCAAACGCTATCGCATCGCGGTGCTGCGCGAAGACGCGGGCCGAGGCGGATCAGCCCTGCTGCACCGGGTCTTTACCAAGGGGCGACGGATCTTTGTCGGCAAGCCAATGAACCACTTTGAACTGATCGAAGATGCGCCGCATAGCCTGCTCATGGGCGGCGGTATCGGCATCACGCCGATGATCGCTTTTGCCCATCGCCTGCACGCCCTTGGGCGACCCTTTGACCTGCATTACTCCGCCTCCGACCGAGAAGCGGCGGCCTTTGCCGAGGAACTCGCGCAGGCCCCTTGGGCCGACCGCGTTCACCTGCATATCTCATCCGAGAGCACCCGCGCCGACCTGCCTGCCATCATGGATCACGCCGTACCGGGCGCCCATGTCTACACCTGCGGCGCGGACGCCTACATGCAATCGGTCATGGCCGCAGCCGAAGCCGCAGGCATCCCCGAAGACGCACGGCATCTAGAATATTTCTCTACCCCCGAAGTGCCGGACTATGTGAACCACGCCTTCACGCTGAAACTCAGCTCTGGCCGTGAAATCGCCGTCTCAGCCGAACAAACCGCCGCCGATGCACTGATCGCGGCGGGGGTGCCGGTGGATCTGAAATGCAGCGACGGCATCTGCGGCGTCTGTAAATGCGGGCTGCGCAGCGGCGCGGTCGAACACCGCGACTTCGTGCTCTCCGCCAAGCAGCGCGAAGGCGCGATCATCCTCTGCCAATCCCGCGCGGCAGAGGCAGGCGGCGTGCTGGAGGTCGATCTCTAG
- a CDS encoding cation:proton antiporter, translating into MSDGSFFALDGYHFALGAVGAVVILAHWLPRFVSRREPAASGLLILLGMGIFALVPGVPIFPDPRIYPFPWEMVSELCVIVALFATGLRIDKLSDWSRWGPTARLLALTMPLTILSVALMGWAFAGMTAAGAILLGAVMAPTDPVLAADVQVGPPQEGGEHPVRFALTTEAALNDGLAFPFVYLGILVAAEGLAPATWGVEWLARDVFWRISVGTVMGAAGGWALGQVLFAVPRKAVLADTSSGVVALAGVLLCYGTTELVEGYGFIAVAVAGLVIRRVEADHEFHRRLHDFTAAVEHALTALLLVAIGAVLPALLSDLTLAGAVIVLALIFVVRPLAGWLSLLGTPLETRPRWVVALYGIRGIGSIYYLAYAAGKVEFLDEEPLWAMVGFAILVSTLVHGFTAGIAVDGLSRKEGEQP; encoded by the coding sequence GTGAGCGACGGCAGCTTTTTCGCCCTAGACGGCTATCATTTCGCCTTGGGGGCCGTCGGGGCGGTTGTCATCCTTGCTCATTGGCTGCCGCGATTTGTCAGCCGACGCGAGCCCGCGGCATCAGGGCTTTTGATCCTTTTGGGCATGGGTATTTTCGCCCTAGTCCCCGGTGTGCCGATATTCCCCGACCCGCGCATCTATCCCTTCCCGTGGGAGATGGTGTCAGAGCTTTGCGTGATCGTCGCCTTATTCGCGACGGGGCTGCGCATTGATAAACTCTCGGACTGGTCCCGCTGGGGTCCAACGGCGCGGCTCTTGGCGCTGACCATGCCGCTGACGATCCTGTCGGTCGCGCTGATGGGCTGGGCCTTTGCGGGGATGACCGCAGCCGGGGCGATTTTACTGGGCGCGGTGATGGCACCCACCGATCCGGTTTTGGCCGCTGACGTGCAGGTCGGCCCGCCGCAGGAAGGGGGCGAACATCCGGTGCGTTTTGCCCTGACCACAGAGGCGGCGCTGAACGATGGTTTGGCCTTTCCCTTCGTCTACCTTGGTATTCTGGTCGCAGCCGAAGGCTTGGCCCCGGCGACTTGGGGCGTGGAGTGGCTGGCGCGAGACGTCTTTTGGCGCATCTCTGTCGGCACCGTGATGGGCGCGGCGGGCGGTTGGGCCTTGGGGCAGGTGTTGTTCGCCGTGCCGCGCAAGGCGGTTCTGGCGGATACCTCCTCAGGGGTGGTGGCCTTGGCAGGGGTGCTTTTGTGCTATGGCACGACGGAATTGGTCGAAGGCTATGGCTTTATCGCCGTGGCGGTGGCCGGTCTGGTGATCCGGCGGGTTGAGGCAGACCACGAATTCCACCGCCGTTTGCATGATTTCACCGCAGCTGTCGAACATGCGCTTACGGCGCTTTTGCTGGTGGCAATCGGCGCGGTGCTGCCTGCCTTGCTGAGCGATCTGACCCTCGCCGGTGCGGTGATCGTGCTGGCATTGATCTTTGTCGTGCGCCCTTTGGCGGGGTGGCTGTCGCTTTTGGGAACGCCGCTAGAGACGCGCCCCCGCTGGGTTGTGGCGCTCTATGGCATCCGGGGGATCGGGTCGATCTACTACCTTGCCTATGCGGCGGGGAAGGTGGAGTTTCTGGACGAAGAGCCGCTTTGGGCGATGGTGGGGTTTGCGATCCTCGTGTCGACCTTGGTGCATGGTTTTACCGCCGGGATCGCGGTGGACGGGCTGAGCCGTAAAGAGGGTGAGCAGCCCTAA
- a CDS encoding ABC transporter permease, whose protein sequence is MGEMTDANAREVTFRGGGFQPGTRRGVGLAVFVVLILLAEWGTRSGFISALTLPRPSDVLLTFQELYQSGMLFKHLGPSLTRLAVGALIGASLGIGIGVLIGLFSLARAGLVPLVAAIFPIPKIALLPLFVIWFGIDEASKYALIAFGTFTPTVVATYAAVDNVDRVLIRMGQSFGLGWWSIVSKIVVPGAMPGILSGLRISLTIAIILLVAAEMLGAEYGIGAYILQAGSLYDLERLFAGVVILSLLGVAVSSVVAFVERRVLNWRV, encoded by the coding sequence ATGGGTGAGATGACAGATGCAAATGCCCGCGAGGTCACCTTTCGCGGCGGTGGTTTCCAGCCCGGCACGCGGCGGGGCGTGGGGCTTGCGGTTTTCGTGGTGCTGATCCTGCTGGCGGAATGGGGCACGCGCAGCGGCTTTATCTCGGCCCTGACGCTGCCTCGGCCCAGCGATGTCTTGCTGACGTTTCAGGAGCTTTATCAGTCGGGGATGTTGTTCAAACATCTTGGCCCCTCGCTGACCCGACTGGCCGTAGGCGCGCTGATCGGTGCCTCACTGGGTATCGGGATTGGGGTGCTGATCGGGCTGTTCTCCTTGGCCCGCGCGGGTCTGGTGCCGCTGGTGGCAGCGATTTTCCCAATTCCCAAGATCGCGCTGCTGCCGCTGTTTGTCATTTGGTTCGGCATTGATGAGGCAAGTAAATACGCGCTCATCGCCTTTGGCACCTTCACGCCCACGGTGGTTGCCACCTATGCGGCGGTCGACAATGTTGACCGGGTGCTGATCCGGATGGGGCAGAGTTTCGGCCTCGGTTGGTGGTCGATTGTTTCGAAAATCGTGGTGCCCGGCGCGATGCCGGGGATCCTCTCGGGGCTGCGGATTTCGCTGACGATCGCGATTATTCTGCTGGTGGCGGCTGAAATGCTGGGCGCGGAATATGGGATTGGGGCCTATATTCTGCAGGCGGGAAGCCTGTATGATTTGGAGCGGTTGTTTGCAGGCGTGGTGATCCTGTCGCTGCTGGGCGTGGCGGTGTCTTCGGTGGTGGCTTTCGTTGAACGGCGTGTGTTGAACTGGCGGGTCTGA
- a CDS encoding D-amino acid aminotransferase, with product MTDHTTTHAADEDARNRDIKIYVNGDIVHRDEAKVSVYDAGFMLGDGIWEGMRLYNGTWAFFDEHMDRFFNSCKAISLDVGLDKDGIAEALRRTAEANDMYSDVHCRLMLTRGIKDKPFQHPSLSTTGPTLVIIMEHSKPVDRLQSAGIRLASVPQVRGLPHSQDPKLNSHSKLNCIIACLQAEEAGADEALMLDPHGFVNTTNACNFFIVRRGEVWTSTGDYCMNGVTRQKVIDLCHENGIPMKEKNFSLYEAYGADEAFLTGTFGAQTPVAEIDGKAIGTGERPLTKRIQALYKELIKQHTA from the coding sequence ATGACCGACCACACCACCACCCACGCCGCTGACGAAGACGCCCGCAACCGCGACATCAAGATCTACGTCAACGGCGACATCGTCCACCGCGATGAAGCCAAGGTCTCGGTCTATGACGCGGGCTTCATGCTAGGCGACGGCATCTGGGAAGGCATGCGCCTCTATAACGGCACATGGGCGTTCTTCGATGAGCATATGGACCGCTTCTTTAATTCCTGCAAAGCAATCTCGCTCGACGTGGGCCTGGACAAAGACGGCATCGCCGAGGCGCTGCGCCGCACGGCAGAGGCGAACGACATGTACAGTGACGTGCACTGCCGCCTGATGCTGACCCGCGGGATCAAGGATAAACCGTTTCAGCACCCCTCGCTCAGCACCACCGGCCCGACGCTGGTGATCATCATGGAGCATTCCAAACCCGTGGATCGCCTGCAATCGGCCGGCATTCGTTTGGCGAGCGTCCCACAGGTGCGCGGCCTGCCACATAGCCAAGACCCCAAGCTTAACAGCCACTCAAAGCTGAACTGCATCATCGCCTGCCTTCAGGCCGAGGAAGCGGGCGCGGATGAGGCGCTGATGCTTGACCCGCATGGTTTTGTGAACACCACCAATGCCTGCAACTTCTTCATCGTGCGGCGGGGTGAGGTTTGGACCTCGACGGGCGACTACTGCATGAACGGCGTGACGCGGCAGAAGGTGATCGACCTGTGCCATGAAAACGGCATCCCGATGAAAGAAAAGAACTTCTCGCTCTATGAGGCTTATGGCGCGGATGAAGCCTTTCTCACCGGCACTTTCGGCGCACAGACCCCGGTGGCAGAGATTGACGGCAAGGCCATCGGCACCGGAGAGCGCCCCCTAACCAAGCGCATTCAGGCGCTTTATAAAGAACTGATCAAACAGCACACGGCCTGA
- a CDS encoding ABC transporter ATP-binding protein, which yields MDLKLSSVSHYYGDTQVLRDITLDIPSGQIVCIVGPSGCGKSTLLRMLGGLERPSEGRVLQMGEAPEGCLNPLTYIFQDFALLPWRTVRGNVALVLEDHGLGKAQREAIIADVLARTKLTDFADALPKQLSGGMKQRVAIARALAVNPAVMLMDEPLSALDSQTRELLMDDLVALWTRQPFTAVYVTHNLAEAVRLGHKIVVLSRRPGELREVVELDMPLAERRHGDPVLEAQQQHLWGLMRDEAAAADAELIDG from the coding sequence ATGGACCTCAAGCTTTCCTCTGTCAGCCATTACTATGGCGATACCCAAGTGCTGCGTGACATCACGCTTGATATTCCCTCTGGCCAGATTGTTTGCATCGTTGGCCCTTCGGGCTGTGGCAAGTCTACCTTGCTGCGCATGCTCGGCGGCTTGGAGCGGCCCAGCGAAGGACGCGTGCTTCAAATGGGCGAAGCGCCTGAGGGCTGTCTGAACCCGCTCACCTACATCTTTCAGGATTTCGCCCTGCTGCCTTGGCGCACGGTGCGCGGCAATGTGGCGCTGGTGCTGGAGGATCATGGGCTAGGCAAGGCGCAGCGCGAGGCGATTATCGCCGATGTGCTGGCGCGGACCAAGTTGACCGATTTCGCCGATGCGCTGCCCAAACAGCTTTCGGGCGGCATGAAGCAGCGTGTGGCGATTGCCCGTGCACTGGCGGTGAACCCTGCCGTGATGCTGATGGACGAGCCGCTGAGCGCGCTCGACAGCCAGACCCGCGAATTGTTGATGGACGACCTTGTGGCGCTCTGGACGCGGCAGCCGTTCACGGCGGTCTATGTGACCCACAACCTCGCTGAAGCGGTGCGGTTGGGGCATAAGATCGTCGTGCTCTCGCGCCGTCCGGGTGAGCTGCGCGAGGTGGTGGAGCTAGACATGCCCTTGGCCGAGCGGCGTCACGGCGATCCGGTGTTGGAGGCGCAGCAACAGCACCTTTGGGGCTTGATGCGTGATGAGGCCGCGGCGGCGGATGCGGAGTTGATCGATGGGTGA
- a CDS encoding ABC transporter substrate-binding protein translates to MTLFNRRQAIATLGAATAVGLAAPALAQNRKITVGALRFTSHAGSFVGFERDYFKDAGLDVELRFFEAAQPMAVAIASGDVDYAVTAISGGLVSLAQKGAVKVIGGALQEEQGIDGQKFLVSDAAYQAGITEPGMLDGKSFGMTQAGSSFHYMGSKMAEAEGINLKFKPLQKVGAVIGALKSGQIDAWSIVPHIAKPLAGSGAVHIIGDVAAYLPDYQVTTVFTSTKNASDEQEMTKNFLAGYSKGVADYNAAMIAKDSGDAGVDEMVDLIHKYVYTDRPRDKAAPSIINGTMRLNEGAKLNVASVRDQLDWFQSEGLVDSDITLETLVDTSYVETAGS, encoded by the coding sequence ATGACCCTGTTCAACCGCCGTCAGGCCATCGCAACCTTGGGCGCTGCAACCGCCGTCGGGCTGGCGGCACCGGCATTGGCGCAGAACCGCAAGATCACCGTGGGCGCGCTGCGTTTCACCAGCCACGCGGGCAGCTTTGTCGGCTTTGAGCGGGACTATTTCAAAGACGCCGGGCTGGACGTTGAACTGCGCTTTTTCGAGGCCGCGCAGCCGATGGCCGTGGCGATTGCCAGCGGCGATGTGGATTATGCGGTAACGGCGATTTCCGGCGGTCTGGTGTCCTTGGCGCAAAAGGGCGCGGTCAAGGTCATCGGTGGCGCGCTGCAAGAAGAGCAGGGCATCGACGGGCAGAAGTTCCTCGTCTCCGACGCGGCCTATCAGGCCGGCATCACCGAACCCGGCATGCTGGATGGCAAAAGCTTTGGCATGACGCAGGCGGGGTCGTCCTTCCACTACATGGGCTCCAAAATGGCTGAGGCCGAGGGGATCAACCTCAAATTCAAGCCGCTGCAAAAGGTCGGCGCGGTGATCGGTGCACTGAAGTCGGGCCAGATCGATGCGTGGTCGATCGTGCCGCATATCGCCAAGCCGTTGGCCGGGTCGGGTGCCGTTCATATCATCGGCGATGTGGCGGCCTATCTGCCGGATTATCAGGTGACCACGGTCTTTACTTCGACCAAGAACGCCAGCGATGAGCAGGAGATGACCAAGAATTTCCTTGCGGGCTATTCCAAAGGTGTCGCCGACTATAACGCCGCGATGATCGCCAAGGACAGCGGCGATGCGGGCGTGGATGAGATGGTCGATCTGATCCATAAATATGTCTACACCGACCGCCCGCGCGACAAGGCAGCACCCTCAATCATCAACGGCACCATGCGGTTGAACGAAGGTGCCAAGTTGAACGTCGCCTCTGTACGCGACCAGTTGGATTGGTTTCAGTCCGAAGGGCTGGTCGACAGCGACATCACGCTGGAGACGCTGGTCGACACCTCTTATGTCGAGACGGCGGGCAGCTAA
- a CDS encoding copper chaperone PCu(A)C encodes MKTIIIAALAALLALPAAAHEYNAGGIVVDHPMAFETPKTARVGGGYLTITNNGDKSDRLLAVSAEGFDEVSLHETTTDDMGVARMSHVEGINLPAGETVTLKPGGLHVMFMGLDGDPFEEGEKIPATLTFEKAGTLDVTFNVESRRGHNAGDMEHSSHEHEN; translated from the coding sequence ATGAAAACCATCATTATCGCAGCCTTGGCTGCCCTTCTCGCCCTGCCTGCCGCCGCACATGAATACAACGCGGGCGGTATCGTCGTTGATCACCCCATGGCTTTTGAAACACCCAAGACAGCCCGCGTCGGCGGAGGGTATCTCACCATCACCAACAATGGCGATAAATCCGACCGCCTGCTCGCAGTAAGCGCTGAAGGTTTCGACGAAGTTTCCCTCCATGAGACAACGACCGATGACATGGGCGTGGCGCGCATGTCGCATGTCGAGGGGATCAACCTGCCTGCGGGTGAGACCGTCACGCTTAAGCCCGGCGGGCTGCACGTCATGTTCATGGGCCTAGATGGCGACCCTTTCGAGGAAGGTGAGAAAATTCCTGCCACACTGACCTTTGAAAAGGCCGGGACGCTGGACGTGACCTTCAACGTCGAAAGCCGCCGGGGTCATAACGCCGGTGATATGGAACATTCCTCGCACGAGCACGAAAACTAA